The Thalassotalea sediminis genome includes the window CGTGTTTCCTGCAGGCGATAATACTCGACCAATAATATAGGCTCCTTTATTACGATAAAAAGTAAAGTTTAGTATATCAATCTCTATATCTGATAGTGGAAACTGTGAAAGAACAGGGTGCTGAATAAAGATTTTAATTAACGCTTTAACTTCTTTTTTTATCTTAGTGAAGGGTAGGTCAAAGTCGGCTTGCTCAATAATGTGTGTAATCGTGTGGCATAAACCTTTCTCATTAATTGGATAACGGGTGTAGATGGTCTCTGTGCTGCGGTCAATTGCTAAGCATGATTCAACGAAGATAAAATCATTACAGTAATAACGTCGGTCGAAAAGGTGACAAAAAACAGAGTTATAAAAACTTTCTGCTAATTCAGCTTGCGGGTGCGTTTGTAGCAACTCGATATAAAATTGTTTAACACGGCGCCATAATGTTTCATCTAAGTCTTTGATACAAAAGTCGCCTCGTATTGTGGCAAGTGTTTCTTGAACACGTAAGTCAAAATAGTCAGTGCGATCTCTTGAAGCCGCTTGTATATCTAACCATTGACAGTTTTCAAAGCGAGATTTTGCCGATTGAGTCAGTTGACTAAATAAATGAATATGTCGCTCAAATCCATTGAGTATCGTTCTTGCAATTGCTTTTGTGCGAGGATTAAACATAATCAGGCTTTAAATACATAAATAATCTTGTGTGAACTACAGAATACGATACTTAACAGCGTTTTACCGATTAATTCAAATATATAGTCACTATAAATATTGGTGATAATCACTTCTACTGCCTAGTTTTACTTGAATTTAGTCACTTAGCGCTCTAAAATTACGCGGTTTATTTTGTCCTTTATGAAGTCTTATTTATTCTATGCGTGTCGCTGATTTTTCTTTTGATTTACCTGAAGAGCTAATCGCTCGTTACCCTAAAGCTGATCGTACGGCTAGCCGTTTAATGGTGTTAGAAGGGAATACGGGCAAGCTACAAGATGCTAACTTTGTTGATATTGTTGAACAGTTAAATGCTGGCGATTTGTTAGTCTTCAATAATACACGTGTTATCCCTGCGCGGATGTTTGGACAAAAAAAGTCTGGCGGTAAAGTTGAAGTATTAGTTGAACGTATACTTGACGATAAACGATTCTTGGCTCATGTTCGTGCGAGTAAATCGCCTAAGCCTGGTACAGAGTTAATATTAGAAAACACAGTATCAGCAACGATGGTCGCTCGTCATGATGCGCTTTTTGAAATCGAAATTTCACATCAAGATACGGTGTTAAGTGTACTCGAAGACATTGGTCATATGCCATTGCCTCCTTATATTGATCGTCCCGACGAAGAAAGTGACAAAGAACGTTATCAAACGGTGTACAACGAAAAACCAGGCGCAGTTGCTGCGCCAACGGCGGGTTTACATTTTGACGATGCGTTGCTTGAACGTATAAAAGAAAAGGGTGTTAATACTGCTTTTGTTACGCTTCATGTGGGTGCTGGTACTTTTCAACCAGTTCGTGTAGAACGGATTGAAGATCACATTATGCATGCAGAATATGCCGAAGTACCGCAGGATGTAATTGATAAAATTACTCAGA containing:
- the queA gene encoding tRNA preQ1(34) S-adenosylmethionine ribosyltransferase-isomerase QueA, with the protein product MRVADFSFDLPEELIARYPKADRTASRLMVLEGNTGKLQDANFVDIVEQLNAGDLLVFNNTRVIPARMFGQKKSGGKVEVLVERILDDKRFLAHVRASKSPKPGTELILENTVSATMVARHDALFEIEISHQDTVLSVLEDIGHMPLPPYIDRPDEESDKERYQTVYNEKPGAVAAPTAGLHFDDALLERIKEKGVNTAFVTLHVGAGTFQPVRVERIEDHIMHAEYAEVPQDVIDKITQTKESGGRVIAVGTTSVRSLESAAKSAKEKGQVLSPFYGDTDIFITPGYQFELIDALVTNFHLSESTLLMLVSAFAGYDNIMAAYKHAVSERYRFFSYGDAMFLTHRTR